One window of Methanothermobacter tenebrarum genomic DNA carries:
- a CDS encoding NAD(+) kinase translates to MRMGVVARLDIPRAIELARKVIEFLIENGVEVSIDTSLADKIPEFKDLAKDLEEMDVDIIVTIGGDGTILRTQSFIEGKGIPLLGVNMGTVGFLTEIDPKSVFQELREVLEGNYIIEERTQLDVYHHGRLPSALNEVVMMTREPAKMLHIQILVDDEVVEELRADGIIVATPSGSTAYSMSAGGPIVDPRVEAFIIVPICPFKLSARPLVVSDESKIRIKLLKKGKKAIAVVDGQFKEEINYMEELIFQKSKNKAYFVRLSKDFYKKVREKLIEGGITPTRE, encoded by the coding sequence ATGCGTATGGGTGTGGTGGCACGCCTTGACATTCCCAGGGCCATTGAACTAGCAAGGAAGGTCATTGAATTTTTAATAGAGAATGGTGTTGAGGTATCCATTGACACTTCACTAGCAGATAAAATCCCGGAATTCAAGGACCTGGCAAAGGATTTAGAGGAAATGGACGTTGACATTATCGTGACCATTGGAGGGGATGGGACAATACTACGCACCCAAAGCTTCATAGAGGGGAAGGGGATACCCTTACTCGGAGTGAATATGGGTACGGTCGGGTTTTTAACAGAGATCGACCCCAAGAGTGTATTCCAGGAACTTAGGGAGGTCCTGGAGGGAAATTATATAATAGAGGAGCGAACACAATTGGACGTCTACCATCATGGTAGATTGCCATCAGCACTCAACGAAGTTGTTATGATGACAAGAGAACCGGCGAAGATGTTACACATTCAAATATTAGTCGATGATGAGGTTGTTGAGGAGTTAAGAGCTGATGGGATAATAGTGGCGACTCCAAGCGGCTCCACAGCATACTCCATGTCGGCTGGGGGCCCCATTGTGGACCCAAGAGTAGAAGCATTCATAATAGTCCCAATATGCCCTTTCAAATTAAGTGCAAGGCCCCTAGTAGTATCTGACGAGAGCAAAATCAGGATAAAATTATTAAAAAAGGGTAAAAAGGCCATAGCAGTGGTTGATGGACAATTCAAGGAAGAGATAAATTATATGGAAGAACTGATTTTTCAAAAGTCTAAGAACAAGGCCTACTTTGTAAGGTTGAGTAAAGACTTCTACAAGAAGGTTAGAGAAAAACTAATCGAGGGGGGTATAACACCCACTAGGGAGTAG
- a CDS encoding bifunctional fructose-bisphosphatase/inositol-phosphate phosphatase yields MKKSDIYYWRSIALKMAEQVQKAIAPLVGKEEAGEIIKMGVDGTPTKLIDLVAEDETINVLENTGRPVTLISEEIGYLKIGEGDSEPQIIFVVDPLDGTTNAIKNIPFYGISIAIAEYHSSDVLPSLNDVKMGFVKNFATDDIYEAMRGHGAYLNDERIKPSGQESLEESSMGAFIYGTKFPKIDNICRIIRRMRILGSVALELSYVANGAYDAFMDLRGNLRVVDIAASKLIVEEAGGIVTTERGDPLNGLLNVKERTSLIAAGNRQLHQEIMKALEVI; encoded by the coding sequence ATGAAAAAATCTGACATTTATTATTGGAGGAGTATAGCGCTCAAAATGGCTGAACAAGTGCAAAAGGCCATAGCTCCCCTCGTGGGTAAAGAAGAAGCGGGTGAAATAATAAAAATGGGCGTTGATGGCACGCCAACAAAACTAATAGACCTTGTAGCTGAGGATGAAACCATAAATGTTCTGGAAAATACTGGGAGACCGGTCACATTAATCAGCGAAGAGATAGGATACCTAAAAATAGGAGAAGGAGATTCGGAGCCTCAGATAATATTCGTTGTGGATCCTCTTGATGGAACTACAAACGCTATCAAGAACATACCATTCTATGGCATATCCATTGCAATCGCAGAATACCATTCCAGTGATGTTCTACCTTCATTAAATGATGTGAAGATGGGTTTTGTTAAAAATTTCGCCACTGATGACATTTACGAGGCCATGAGGGGACATGGAGCATATTTAAATGATGAAAGGATAAAACCATCCGGACAGGAATCATTGGAAGAATCTTCAATGGGCGCCTTCATCTATGGTACTAAATTCCCCAAGATCGATAATATATGTCGTATTATCCGTAGGATGAGAATACTAGGCTCGGTGGCATTGGAACTTTCATATGTTGCCAATGGCGCATATGATGCGTTCATGGACTTGCGAGGAAATCTGAGGGTGGTTGACATAGCAGCTTCAAAGTTAATAGTCGAAGAAGCTGGGGGTATAGTCACCACCGAAAGGGGGGATCCCCTCAATGGTCTCTTAAATGTTAAGGAGCGTACTTCACTTATAGCAGCTGGGAACAGGCAATTACACCAGGAGATAATGAAAGCATTGGAGGTTATCTAA
- a CDS encoding pyruvoyl-dependent arginine decarboxylase, with amino-acid sequence MKVSITSGRSEGPTRLNAFDNALLDAGIGDVNLIKVSSIIPASARVVGLPSFEVGSTVNCVLSHSISDNRGDLISAAIAVALSDNIGCVAENSGINKDPRIVREDAIFMVEYMMRRRGEKIKNLIVEEINHKVKECGAVVAALVYL; translated from the coding sequence ATGAAGGTTTCAATTACATCAGGAAGGAGTGAAGGGCCTACCAGGTTAAATGCCTTTGATAATGCTCTTCTAGATGCTGGGATCGGTGATGTGAACCTTATAAAGGTTTCAAGTATAATCCCTGCCAGTGCACGGGTAGTTGGATTACCATCCTTCGAGGTGGGTTCAACAGTTAATTGTGTGCTCTCCCATAGCATCTCAGATAACAGGGGGGATCTTATATCAGCTGCCATAGCAGTTGCATTATCTGATAATATAGGGTGTGTGGCTGAGAATAGTGGGATAAACAAGGATCCTAGGATTGTAAGGGAGGATGCCATTTTTATGGTTGAATATATGATGAGAAGGAGGGGTGAAAAAATAAAGAACTTAATAGTAGAAGAAATAAACCATAAAGTCAAAGAATGTGGTGCTGTAGTAGCGGCGCTAGTATACTTATAA
- a CDS encoding translation initiation factor IF-5A, whose translation MSKKVVEVKNLKVGKYVIIDDEPSKIMNISTSSPGKHGSAKARIEAIGIFDNQKRSIVKPVDAKIEIPIIDKRTAQVLAIMGDDVQLMDLETYETFETPIPADLKDKLVEGSEVEYITTMGKNKLMRVK comes from the coding sequence ATGTCAAAGAAGGTAGTGGAAGTCAAAAATTTGAAGGTTGGAAAATACGTGATCATAGATGACGAACCATCAAAGATCATGAACATATCAACATCATCACCAGGAAAACATGGCTCCGCCAAGGCCCGTATAGAGGCTATAGGCATATTCGACAATCAGAAGAGGAGCATAGTAAAACCAGTTGATGCAAAGATAGAAATACCCATAATTGATAAAAGAACGGCCCAAGTATTGGCTATTATGGGTGATGACGTCCAATTAATGGACCTTGAAACCTATGAAACATTTGAGACACCCATCCCCGCAGATTTGAAGGATAAACTCGTTGAAGGGAGCGAGGTAGAATATATCACCACAATGGGTAAAAATAAACTTATGAGAGTTAAATGA
- the speB gene encoding agmatinase, whose translation MFLYLEDSSKFAFSRRESFKEFLSSQDGEAFGMLGIPFDSTATYMPGARFGPSAIREASYNFEGYNLTFNRELKAPIFDLGDVSVVAGDFKETSKRIIDTLTRLLSHDLKPLILGGEHTITYPILKTIQSRDNPTIIHFDAHMDMRDHYNGKFTHATVMRRVYELEPQDIIMIGVRSASREEIEFVKEHEIEYYTSQMIQENIEEVTSKLRSIKDPVYVTVDMDVLDPSHAPMVGNPTPCGLTPFHMEKFIETISRKDIMGVDIVEVTSPVKGDQTGLNAAKILHDLLSLKS comes from the coding sequence ATGTTCCTATACTTGGAGGATTCCTCAAAATTTGCTTTTTCAAGGAGAGAATCCTTTAAAGAATTCTTATCATCCCAAGATGGGGAAGCCTTCGGGATGCTGGGCATCCCCTTCGATTCCACAGCAACCTACATGCCAGGGGCTAGATTCGGCCCCTCAGCCATCAGAGAAGCATCCTACAATTTTGAAGGGTATAATCTAACATTTAACAGGGAGCTTAAGGCTCCCATTTTCGATTTGGGTGATGTTAGCGTCGTGGCAGGAGACTTCAAAGAAACATCAAAGAGGATAATAGACACACTAACCAGACTCCTATCCCATGATCTTAAACCCCTAATACTTGGAGGAGAACATACAATAACCTACCCCATTTTAAAGACCATCCAATCCAGGGACAATCCCACTATTATCCATTTTGATGCCCACATGGACATGAGAGACCATTATAATGGAAAATTCACACATGCAACAGTAATGAGGAGAGTATACGAACTCGAACCTCAGGATATAATCATGATAGGCGTTAGATCCGCGTCCAGAGAAGAAATAGAATTCGTCAAGGAGCATGAGATTGAATATTACACCTCGCAGATGATCCAAGAGAATATAGAAGAGGTGACGAGCAAACTTAGAAGTATCAAAGACCCAGTATATGTAACAGTTGACATGGACGTCCTCGACCCCTCCCACGCCCCAATGGTAGGTAACCCAACCCCATGTGGACTTACACCATTCCATATGGAAAAATTCATTGAAACCATAAGCAGGAAAGATATAATGGGCGTTGATATAGTGGAGGTCACATCCCCAGTGAAGGGTGATCAGACCGGACTCAACGCTGCCAAGATCCTCCATGATCTACTATCCCTAAAATCATAA
- a CDS encoding TIGR00300 family protein: protein MNTREVELSGHIIDSLILPKVLDVIMDMGGDFKILEFEIGKRKTDPSYAKILVSAKTPSHLNKILDELSEIGASIAEIKEVELRAAEKDKVLPAGFYSTTNHPTFIFYEGEWRPVQDIEMDCMIVVDPKTKTAKCKPIGEIKKGDLVVVGREGIRVSPPERPRGKKGIFEFMGSAVSSEKPLIATIKRIASEITKVKNNKGKIALVAGPAVVHTGSAPIVAEMIREGFIDVLFAGNALATHDIENALYGTSLGICVKTGESVSRGHHHHIYAINEINRAGSIKAAVKKGILKEGIMYECVKNNIPFVLAGSIRDDGPLPDVITDVVEAQNEMRRYIREVDMVLMIATMLHSIAVGNLLPSHVKSICVDINPAAVTKLADRGSSQVVGVVTDVGAFLPILWEEIKKNK from the coding sequence ATGAACACCAGAGAAGTTGAACTTTCAGGTCATATAATTGACAGCCTAATCCTCCCCAAGGTCCTAGATGTGATAATGGATATGGGTGGAGACTTCAAGATACTTGAATTTGAGATCGGTAAAAGGAAGACAGATCCAAGCTATGCTAAAATACTCGTATCTGCTAAAACACCATCCCATTTAAACAAGATACTCGATGAATTAAGCGAGATAGGCGCATCAATAGCAGAGATAAAAGAAGTGGAACTCCGAGCAGCTGAAAAAGATAAAGTATTACCTGCTGGTTTTTACTCCACAACAAACCATCCCACCTTCATCTTCTATGAAGGAGAATGGAGACCAGTCCAGGACATTGAAATGGACTGTATGATAGTAGTAGACCCCAAGACAAAAACCGCAAAATGTAAACCAATAGGGGAAATAAAAAAAGGAGACCTAGTAGTCGTTGGAAGAGAAGGTATAAGAGTATCCCCACCAGAGAGGCCACGTGGCAAAAAGGGGATCTTTGAATTCATGGGGAGCGCCGTATCATCTGAAAAACCCCTCATCGCCACCATCAAGAGGATAGCATCCGAGATAACAAAAGTGAAAAATAATAAGGGTAAAATCGCCCTCGTAGCGGGACCGGCTGTAGTGCACACAGGATCGGCCCCCATAGTCGCCGAGATGATACGTGAAGGTTTTATTGACGTACTATTCGCAGGTAATGCCCTTGCAACCCACGATATCGAAAACGCCCTCTATGGCACATCCCTAGGCATCTGCGTCAAAACCGGCGAATCAGTAAGCAGAGGCCACCATCATCATATTTATGCCATAAACGAGATTAACAGGGCAGGTTCCATAAAGGCAGCAGTCAAAAAGGGCATACTAAAAGAGGGTATAATGTATGAATGCGTCAAGAATAACATCCCATTTGTACTTGCCGGGTCCATAAGGGATGACGGACCCCTCCCCGATGTTATAACAGATGTTGTTGAAGCCCAGAATGAAATGCGACGCTATATTAGAGAAGTTGACATGGTACTGATGATAGCTACCATGCTCCATTCAATAGCCGTGGGAAACCTCCTACCATCCCATGTTAAAAGCATATGCGTAGATATAAACCCCGCAGCAGTGACAAAACTCGCTGATCGGGGCAGCTCACAGGTTGTGGGTGTTGTAACAGATGTGGGGGCGTTCTTACCCATACTCTGGGAGGAAATCAAAAAGAACAAGTGA